In Trifolium pratense cultivar HEN17-A07 linkage group LG7, ARS_RC_1.1, whole genome shotgun sequence, a genomic segment contains:
- the LOC123895728 gene encoding uncharacterized protein LOC123895728, giving the protein MSDSGKSSPTKNEDVPSPQVAINAIPLNTIPAISPTIRRKSVAKKDKSSRTSTNPSSPSASIKVSKRKSKKSKSESRRSFTISELHVDPLPSSGVATPVVKAAEVNVDTSGKNSLNQNLNVPNPGETLGLKDPAVSEKLGKTAPNPPTVVDTNIGASTETNEAVAAESLKKTTPETHENIEDHSESDESPQPKSADKETVPNKVVDENPEVVIVNETTVSEKLVKEFLINVADNCNDPASPEYRQVFVRGKCVKFSPTIINQYLQRDSDEVTPLKVTDNEVCKVLTGGRIKMIADLTETSRALEARKLKIDRVIEALKAEEATETVEGEPNEQEGEGTSDSEDGSEDM; this is encoded by the exons ATGTCTGATTCTGGAAAATCCTCACCAACGAAGAATGAAGATGTTCCGTCACCACAAGTGGCGATAAATGCTATCcctctcaacaccatacctGCCATAAGTCCAACGATAAGGAGAAAATCTGTTGCAAAGAAGGATAAATCATCTAGAACAAGtacaaatccttcatctccctccgcTTCGATTAAAGTTTCAAAGCGTAAGAGCAAGAAATCAAAGTCTGAATCAAGAAGAAGTTTTACAATatctgaactgcatgttgatccacttcCATCGAGTGGTGTTGCTACTCCTGTCGTAAAAGCTGCAGAGGttaatgttgacacatctggtaagaatTCTCTTAATCAAAACCTTAATGTTCCAAATCCTGGTGAAACCCTAGGTTTAAAAGATCCTGCTGTGtctgaaaaattggggaaaactgCTCCTAACCCCCCTACTGTTGTTGAtactaatattggtgcttccactgagaCCAATGAGGCTGTTGCTGCTGAGTCTCTCAAGAAAACtactcctgagactcat gaAAATATTGAGGAtcattctgagtctgatgagagtcctcAACCTAAGTCTGCTGATAAAGAAACTGTTCCTAATAAGGTTGTAGATGAAAATCCTGAGGTTGTAATTGTTAATGAAACAACTGTGAGTGAAAA gcttgtcaaagaatttttgatAAATGTGGCTGACAACTGTAATGATCCTGCAAGCCCTGAATACAGGCAGGTATTTGTTCGTGGTAAATGTGTTAAGTTCTCACCAACTAtaatcaaccaatatttgcaaaggGATTCTGATGAAGTGACTCCTTTAAAAGTCACagacaatgaggtctgcaaggtcctcactggtggaagAATAAAG atgattgctgatcttACTGAGACTAGCAGAGCCCTTGaggcaagaaaattgaaaattgatcgtgtgattgaggcactgAAGGCTGAGGAGGCTACTGAGACTGTTGAGGGTGAGCCTAATGAACAAGAAGGAGAAGGAACGAGTGACTCTGAGGATGgctctgaggat